A single window of Pontiella agarivorans DNA harbors:
- a CDS encoding DNA translocase FtsK, with protein sequence MPQASPEKLENRNRKPLEFKGSDPFSARAVRSFMTRIGDGLLSAAGFERVVEVEEEDEFEDVIDPAEAAAEEQRIQREEQLAAWRTEYADRIAARSAQQERFSNARNAAIERIRQHADTVQQKLSEIKEEPLPKTVAAEPAPIEIVEPEHEVHEQVAAVEDDYMRPGADLFNQPENTDFIFIDPEELEHQKKAVQDTLDNFAVDATVWDAVVGPRVTQLRLKPGLGVRVEAISSLSNNLALALAAESIRIQAPIPGKPYVGLEIPNGNSAPLNLGLLLRSRDWQETSAAIPLMLGMELGGSLCIADLNAAPHMLIAGATGSGKSVCMNTILMCLLSKFSPDELELILIDPKRVEFGAYEKLPHLVRPVITEAKLVVPALQWVVREMEERYKTMAQVGARNIAGYNAKMDELGMKRMPYLVVIIDELADIMLTTGADVETALARIAQLSRAVGIHTIIATQRPSVNVITGMIKANFPTRVAFKVSSQIDSRTILDGRGAEALRGKGDMLFSPPGIGTLKRVQGPWVDDDEIARAVAHCAEQREQHFKTSITDLAPCDSDEAYALQDAEASDELLDQAIEIILRDQRASTSYIQRCLRIGYNRAANLIEEMERRGIVGPQIGSTPREILIDSY encoded by the coding sequence ATGCCGCAAGCCTCTCCAGAAAAACTCGAAAACCGTAACCGCAAGCCGTTGGAATTCAAGGGATCAGACCCTTTTTCCGCCCGTGCAGTGCGGTCGTTCATGACCCGTATCGGCGATGGCCTGCTCTCAGCCGCCGGCTTTGAGCGCGTCGTCGAAGTCGAAGAAGAGGACGAATTTGAGGATGTTATCGACCCCGCCGAAGCCGCCGCTGAAGAGCAGCGGATTCAGCGCGAGGAACAGCTCGCCGCCTGGCGGACCGAATATGCGGACCGTATTGCCGCCCGCTCCGCACAGCAGGAACGTTTTTCCAATGCTCGGAACGCGGCCATCGAACGGATCAGACAGCATGCCGACACGGTGCAGCAGAAATTAAGCGAAATTAAAGAAGAGCCTCTGCCGAAAACCGTGGCCGCCGAACCGGCCCCCATCGAAATCGTGGAACCCGAACATGAAGTTCATGAGCAGGTGGCGGCTGTGGAAGACGACTATATGCGCCCCGGCGCCGATCTCTTTAATCAGCCGGAAAATACCGACTTCATCTTTATTGATCCCGAAGAGCTGGAGCACCAGAAAAAGGCGGTTCAGGATACCCTCGACAATTTTGCGGTCGACGCCACCGTCTGGGATGCCGTCGTCGGCCCGCGTGTCACCCAGCTGCGTCTCAAGCCCGGCCTCGGCGTCCGCGTGGAAGCCATTAGTTCGCTGAGCAATAATCTGGCACTGGCACTGGCGGCCGAAAGCATCCGCATTCAGGCTCCGATTCCGGGCAAGCCCTACGTCGGGCTCGAAATTCCGAACGGCAATTCCGCGCCGCTCAACCTCGGCCTGCTGCTGCGCTCCAGAGATTGGCAGGAAACGTCCGCCGCCATTCCGCTGATGCTGGGCATGGAGCTGGGCGGAAGCCTTTGTATTGCCGACCTCAATGCCGCACCCCATATGCTGATTGCCGGCGCAACCGGCAGCGGCAAATCGGTCTGCATGAATACCATTCTGATGTGCCTGCTCAGTAAATTTTCTCCGGATGAACTGGAGCTGATTCTAATCGACCCGAAACGCGTCGAGTTCGGTGCCTACGAAAAACTGCCGCACCTCGTTCGGCCGGTCATCACAGAAGCCAAACTGGTGGTGCCCGCCCTGCAGTGGGTCGTGCGGGAAATGGAGGAGCGCTATAAAACCATGGCGCAGGTTGGAGCGCGGAATATTGCGGGCTACAATGCCAAAATGGATGAACTCGGCATGAAACGCATGCCCTACCTCGTCGTCATCATTGACGAGCTGGCGGATATTATGCTGACCACCGGGGCCGATGTGGAAACCGCGCTGGCCCGTATTGCCCAGCTTTCGCGCGCGGTCGGCATTCACACCATCATTGCCACGCAGCGCCCGAGCGTTAATGTGATCACCGGCATGATTAAAGCCAACTTCCCGACCCGTGTTGCATTCAAAGTGTCGTCGCAGATTGATTCGCGCACCATTCTGGATGGCCGCGGCGCCGAAGCGCTGCGCGGAAAAGGCGATATGCTCTTCAGTCCGCCGGGCATCGGAACCCTTAAACGGGTGCAGGGACCGTGGGTCGACGATGACGAAATTGCGCGGGCCGTTGCGCACTGCGCAGAACAGCGGGAACAGCACTTTAAAACCTCCATCACCGATCTGGCCCCATGTGACAGCGACGAGGCCTATGCCCTGCAGGATGCGGAAGCATCCGATGAACTGCTCGACCAGGCTATTGAAATTATTCTGCGCGACCAGCGGGCATCGACCTCCTATATTCAGCGTTGTCTGCGTATCGGCTACAACCGCGCCGCCAACCTGATTGAAGAAATGGAACGCCGCGGCATTGTCGGCCCGCAGATCGGCAGCACCCCGCGCGAAATTTTAATCGACAGTTATTAA
- a CDS encoding GNAT family N-acetyltransferase encodes MQIQLYRNCDCDKVIEIYRTAALYLGRQAYTDEQVQAWATYPEDPREFRRTLLQGLTLCAVEDGIPVAFGQLNPTDHIAFLYCHPRFARRGYASSLLHKLESAALKQNAPLIRTEASAISRPLFEKNGFRVLAEERPVRRGIEFLRYRMEKTLSRREKS; translated from the coding sequence ATGCAAATCCAACTATACCGGAACTGCGATTGCGATAAAGTGATCGAAATCTACCGCACAGCCGCACTATACCTCGGCCGGCAGGCCTATACCGATGAGCAGGTGCAGGCATGGGCGACCTATCCCGAGGACCCACGGGAATTCCGCCGAACCCTGCTGCAGGGTCTGACCCTTTGTGCTGTGGAAGATGGTATCCCCGTAGCCTTCGGCCAGCTGAATCCGACTGATCACATTGCCTTTCTTTACTGCCACCCCCGCTTTGCTCGGCGCGGCTATGCCTCCTCTCTTCTTCATAAACTGGAATCCGCTGCATTGAAACAGAACGCCCCGCTGATCCGAACCGAAGCCAGCGCGATATCACGTCCGCTATTTGAAAAAAACGGATTCCGGGTTCTCGCCGAAGAGCGGCCGGTGCGGCGCGGTATCGAATTTTTGCGGTATCGCATGGAAAAAACCCTTTCACGCCGGGAAAAAAGCTGA
- a CDS encoding Vat family streptogramin A O-acetyltransferase, whose protein sequence is MNYPSPDRKHPMEGFPQICFIKNTVDNPNIVIGDYTYCDDPENSEDFERNVLYHFPFIGDKLIIGKFCAIARGVKFIMNGANHKLSGHSTFPFYIFGNGWEEAQPEPGDLPYKGDTVIGNDVWIGYDSLIMPGVTIGDGAIISSRSVVTGDVPPYAVYGGNPAKEIRMRFGRDTVEKLLAVQWWNWPADVITENLQSIVSGHPDDLTRLVKTAESFEP, encoded by the coding sequence ATGAACTACCCATCCCCGGACCGCAAACATCCCATGGAGGGATTTCCCCAAATTTGCTTCATTAAAAATACGGTGGATAATCCAAATATTGTCATTGGCGATTACACCTACTGCGATGATCCGGAAAATTCCGAAGATTTTGAACGCAATGTCCTCTACCACTTTCCATTTATCGGCGACAAATTGATCATCGGGAAGTTCTGCGCCATTGCCCGTGGCGTAAAATTCATCATGAACGGGGCAAACCATAAACTCTCCGGCCACTCCACTTTTCCGTTTTATATTTTTGGAAACGGATGGGAGGAGGCGCAACCCGAACCGGGCGACCTGCCGTACAAAGGCGATACCGTTATCGGAAATGATGTCTGGATCGGCTATGACAGTCTGATTATGCCCGGCGTTACGATTGGTGACGGAGCGATTATTTCCTCGCGATCAGTCGTCACCGGCGATGTCCCGCCTTATGCCGTCTACGGAGGAAATCCTGCAAAAGAGATCCGAATGCGGTTCGGCCGGGATACCGTGGAAAAACTGCTGGCGGTCCAATGGTGGAACTGGCCGGCGGACGTCATCACGGAAAATCTGCAGAGCATTGTCTCGGGTCATCCGGACGATCTGACCCGACTCGTCAAAACGGCTGAATCCTTCGAACCCTGA
- a CDS encoding Bax inhibitor-1/YccA family protein — protein MNQYAQQLSVSQSEPSERAAFIRRTYAHLAGALLLFAGLLAYLIPSPFGEQFTGWVLGSKFGWLGVLGGFTVLGWLARGLATSPASQSMQYLGLTLYAIMEAVIFVPIMYIAAYYSDPSVIPTAGVITLALFGGLTAVVFTTRKDFSFLRGALMVGGFAALGLIIAGTLFGFSMGIWFSAGMIGLAGAAILYDTSKIMLHYRTDQHVGAALELFASVAMLFYYVLRLLMDRR, from the coding sequence ATGAACCAGTATGCACAACAGTTATCCGTTTCTCAGTCGGAGCCGTCGGAGCGCGCGGCGTTTATTCGGCGAACCTATGCTCATCTGGCCGGTGCCTTGCTGCTGTTTGCCGGGCTGCTGGCCTATCTGATTCCATCGCCGTTCGGTGAGCAGTTTACCGGCTGGGTGCTGGGCTCAAAGTTTGGATGGCTGGGGGTGCTGGGCGGCTTTACGGTGTTGGGCTGGCTTGCGCGGGGGCTGGCCACGAGTCCGGCCTCGCAGTCCATGCAGTATCTCGGGCTGACGCTGTATGCAATTATGGAGGCGGTAATCTTTGTGCCGATTATGTACATTGCAGCGTACTATTCCGATCCGTCCGTTATTCCCACCGCGGGGGTCATTACACTGGCCTTGTTCGGCGGACTGACGGCGGTGGTTTTCACCACCCGCAAGGATTTTTCATTTCTGCGCGGGGCATTAATGGTCGGCGGTTTTGCCGCTTTGGGGCTGATTATTGCCGGAACGCTTTTCGGATTTTCCATGGGAATCTGGTTCAGTGCGGGGATGATCGGGCTGGCAGGGGCGGCGATTCTCTATGATACCTCGAAAATCATGCTGCACTATCGCACCGATCAGCACGTCGGTGCCGCCCTCGAACTGTTTGCCTCGGTGGCCATGCTGTTTTATTACGTGCTGCGTCTGTTGATGGACCGGCGTTGA
- a CDS encoding FKBP-type peptidyl-prolyl cis-trans isomerase, with protein sequence MGRQKNNNKNAGKKRGRGGAGQNRAETEAFLKKNRSKPDVIETASGLQYTIKEPGTGKSPDEWSTVEVNQRILLVDGTVIKDTYHSTETDTFTMEEAIDGLKEGLPMMKEGGKFRFVVPPDLAWGKRGAGEKIGPYAALIFDIRLEKVI encoded by the coding sequence ATGGGACGTCAAAAGAACAACAATAAGAATGCCGGAAAAAAGCGCGGGCGCGGCGGAGCCGGGCAGAACCGCGCCGAAACCGAAGCCTTTCTGAAAAAGAACCGCTCCAAACCGGACGTCATCGAAACCGCCAGCGGCCTGCAGTATACCATCAAGGAACCGGGCACCGGCAAATCGCCCGATGAGTGGAGCACGGTCGAAGTCAACCAGCGCATTCTGCTGGTCGACGGCACCGTCATTAAAGACACCTATCACAGCACCGAGACCGATACCTTTACCATGGAAGAAGCCATCGACGGACTGAAAGAAGGCCTGCCGATGATGAAGGAGGGTGGAAAATTCCGTTTTGTCGTTCCGCCCGATCTGGCCTGGGGAAAGCGCGGGGCCGGCGAAAAAATCGGCCCCTACGCGGCCCTCATTTTCGACATCCGCCTCGAAAAAGTGATTTAA
- the pgm gene encoding phosphoglucomutase (alpha-D-glucose-1,6-bisphosphate-dependent) translates to MAIHPDAGKPVKKENLTDVAELISLYYETQPDVSNPDEKVAFGTSGHRGTSLKTSFTEDHIMAIAQAICEYRAAQGITGPLFMGKDTHALSIPAEKTALEVFAANGVTVMIDKDGGYTPTPVISHAILAYNKDKTEGLADGVVITPSHNPPDNGGFKYNPPHGGPADTDATGWIAERANELLADQNDEVESLYYPEALAADTTVGYDFITPYVDDLENVIDMAAIKKTGLKICADAMGGAGIRYWKPIAEKYGLDLTIRNNTVDYTFSFMTVDGDGKVRMDCSSPYAMASLIELKDDFDIAFGNDPDYDRHGIVTKSAGLLNPNHYLAVAINYLYANREGWNKDAAVGKTLVSSSMIDRVAADLGRELKEVPVGFKWFVNGLVDGSYGFGGEESAGASFLRKDGTVWSTDKDGIILCLLACEILAVTGKDPGEHYAELTAKFGAPVYARVDAPANREEKAKLAALSPEQVTAETLAGDAITQKLTHAPANGAAIGGLKVCTENGWFAARPSGTEDVYKIYAESFKGEDHLKQIQAEAREIVKAALA, encoded by the coding sequence ATGGCCATTCACCCAGACGCAGGAAAACCCGTTAAGAAGGAAAACCTCACCGACGTAGCCGAACTGATCAGCCTCTACTACGAAACCCAGCCCGACGTTTCCAACCCCGATGAAAAAGTGGCCTTCGGCACCTCAGGCCACCGCGGCACCTCACTGAAAACCAGCTTTACCGAAGACCACATCATGGCCATCGCCCAGGCGATCTGCGAATACCGCGCCGCCCAGGGCATCACCGGCCCGCTCTTCATGGGCAAAGACACCCACGCCCTCTCCATCCCGGCCGAAAAAACCGCTCTCGAAGTCTTCGCCGCAAACGGCGTCACCGTCATGATCGACAAAGACGGCGGTTACACGCCGACCCCGGTCATCTCCCACGCCATCCTCGCCTACAACAAAGACAAAACCGAAGGCCTCGCCGACGGCGTCGTCATCACCCCTTCGCATAACCCGCCCGACAACGGCGGCTTTAAATACAACCCGCCCCACGGCGGACCGGCCGACACCGACGCCACCGGCTGGATTGCCGAACGCGCCAACGAACTGCTCGCCGACCAGAACGACGAAGTCGAATCGCTTTACTATCCCGAAGCCCTCGCCGCCGACACCACCGTCGGCTACGACTTCATCACCCCCTATGTCGACGATCTCGAAAACGTCATCGACATGGCCGCCATCAAAAAGACCGGCCTCAAAATCTGTGCCGACGCCATGGGCGGCGCGGGCATCCGCTACTGGAAACCGATCGCCGAAAAATACGGCCTCGACCTCACCATCCGCAATAACACCGTCGACTACACCTTCAGCTTCATGACCGTCGACGGCGACGGAAAAGTCCGCATGGACTGCTCCTCGCCCTACGCCATGGCCAGCCTGATTGAACTCAAAGACGATTTCGATATCGCCTTTGGCAACGACCCGGATTACGACCGCCACGGCATCGTCACCAAATCCGCCGGTCTGCTCAACCCGAACCACTACCTCGCCGTCGCCATCAACTATCTCTACGCCAACCGCGAAGGCTGGAATAAAGACGCCGCCGTCGGAAAAACCCTGGTTTCCTCTTCCATGATCGACCGCGTTGCCGCCGACCTCGGCCGCGAACTGAAAGAGGTTCCCGTCGGCTTTAAATGGTTCGTCAACGGCCTCGTCGACGGCTCCTACGGATTCGGCGGCGAAGAATCCGCCGGCGCCTCCTTCCTCCGCAAAGACGGAACGGTTTGGAGCACCGACAAAGACGGCATCATCCTCTGCCTGCTCGCCTGCGAAATCCTCGCCGTTACCGGCAAAGATCCCGGCGAACACTATGCCGAACTGACCGCCAAATTCGGTGCCCCGGTCTATGCCCGCGTCGACGCCCCGGCCAACCGCGAAGAAAAAGCCAAACTCGCCGCCCTCTCCCCGGAACAGGTCACCGCCGAAACCCTCGCCGGCGATGCCATCACCCAGAAGCTGACCCATGCCCCCGCCAACGGCGCGGCTATCGGCGGCCTCAAGGTCTGCACCGAAAACGGCTGGTTTGCCGCCCGCCCGTCCGGCACCGAAGACGTCTACAAAATTTACGCCGAAAGCTTCAAAGGCGAGGATCACCTCAAACAGATCCAGGCCGAAGCCCGCGAAATCGTTAAGGCCGCACTGGCCTAA
- a CDS encoding adenylate kinase family protein, producing the protein MFSNVDNMMVMGKSGSGKQPRADVLIRRFGLKQLSTGDIFRHYLGLFNAFGYEGDLNRFYDTAADDFIPDENIKEQLAITGTPDADAIVLGLKAKYYVEQGLFVPDRITNALFESAFRAMNFKGAVLDGFPRTEEQARFLTELLKREGVRLDAILLVENEDELIINRTMGRRICKSCGELFHMEFRPPPDERKNECLKKCNIVQRSDDNVESLKKRLAEFREKTLPAIEYLKSAGIPFYAVPGNLPDYSPERVENSVLEIMGIEPVTG; encoded by the coding sequence ATGTTCAGCAATGTAGATAATATGATGGTGATGGGAAAAAGCGGATCGGGCAAACAGCCGCGGGCCGACGTACTCATCCGCCGCTTCGGCCTCAAACAGCTTTCGACCGGCGATATCTTCCGGCACTACCTCGGCCTTTTTAATGCCTTCGGATACGAAGGTGATCTCAACCGCTTTTATGACACGGCGGCCGATGATTTTATTCCCGATGAAAACATCAAAGAACAGCTGGCGATTACCGGCACCCCGGATGCCGATGCCATCGTGCTGGGCCTGAAGGCTAAATATTATGTCGAGCAGGGACTGTTCGTTCCCGACCGCATCACCAACGCCCTCTTCGAATCCGCCTTCCGGGCCATGAATTTTAAAGGCGCGGTTCTGGACGGATTTCCGCGCACCGAAGAACAGGCCCGTTTTTTAACCGAGCTCCTGAAACGCGAAGGCGTTCGGCTCGATGCCATCCTGCTCGTGGAAAACGAAGACGAACTCATCATCAACCGGACCATGGGACGACGCATCTGCAAATCCTGCGGCGAACTCTTCCACATGGAATTCCGCCCGCCGCCGGATGAACGCAAAAACGAATGCCTGAAAAAATGCAACATTGTTCAGCGCAGCGACGATAATGTGGAAAGCCTCAAAAAACGGCTCGCCGAATTCCGCGAAAAAACACTCCCGGCCATTGAATATCTGAAAAGCGCCGGCATTCCATTCTACGCCGTTCCCGGCAACCTGCCGGACTATTCTCCCGAACGCGTCGAAAACAGCGTACTCGAAATTATGGGGATTGAGCCCGTCACCGGCTGA